The genomic stretch AAGGCGATTGCGCGGCTTTTGATTTCAATTTCTTTAAATAGGCCAGTCTCAATCAGGTATTGATTCAGGCTGGCCAGATTTTTGACCGCGTCAAAATCGCTGAGGTTCGCGGTGTATTCAAGCGTTAAATTAGGCATCTTGCTAGTCGCTAAGGCTATTCCAGAATTCCCTCGTCCACATTCGCCCACGGGCTATCTTCCACATACACCTGCTCGCCTTTAAATTTTAATTTCAGGCTGTAGTGCGTGTATTCCTCAGGGGGGAAGTGTTCGATCAACAGCGTCGTTTGATCTAGCCATTGCATCCGCGATGCGTATTGGCTGTTGGGTGCCGACTTGCGCCATTCATCGTTGACTGGATATTGATAGGTGGAGTATTTCCAATCACCTGCAAAACCAGTTGAAATTTTTTCGCTATCTTGTGGCGTCTCTCTGTTGCGATATTCAATGACTGCTTGGTCTTTATCCAGCGTGAATTTGATTTTAGATAGCCAGAAATCATTAAAGCGGATCGATTTATTGTGCAATTTCTTTTCCAGCGGTGAGCGCAAAGTGCTTGCCGCAGTGCCTTTTTCAAATTGGCTGATCTGCTGTGCTAATTGTTGCTTGGCTGCTGGATCGCTGGCGGCTGATGCATCGCTTTGTAAAAAGCGCTGATGCAGCTGATCAAGCCCGATCGCATTCATTTCATTGAGCTGGTTTTTGGCCGTCATCACCATGGTGATGTTTTCTTTCGGAAAGACCGCAATCGTTTGCCCACCCCAGCCCATCGCGGCATACCAACCATTACCCACCCACCATTGTGCGCCGTAGGCTGGAATAAACGAAAACTTACTGCCAGTGCCGACCCGTTTTTCGGTGCTATAGGCTACCCATTGCTGAGGAATAATTTGCTTACCCTGCCATTGACCTTGTTGGCGATAGAGCTCGCCAAATTTCAACATATCGCGCGGCAAGATATACAAGCCGCGCCCGCCACCGTAGCGACCATCGCGCAATTGCACCCAGCGCGTGTTCTTGATCGCCAGCGGCTTAAACAGTTTGGCTTCGGCGTAGTCGGCCAATGGCATACCCGTCGCGGCGCTAATCAATGCGCCGAGCAGATCTGATTCGGCGCTGTTGTAGTTAAATTGACCGACTTTATCGGGATTAATCGGGTAGCTTAAATACGCTTTGATCCAATCGTCCGCCTCGCGCACTTTGCCCCAGTCGTTCAAACCGCCAAAGAATTCGCTGTCCCACTCAACGCCGGTCGACATGCTGGCCAATTTCTCAACTGTTAGGGTTTTGCCATTTGGCAAATTCGCATACTGCGGCAGGATGTCGGCGACTGTGTTGCTCAATTTCAATTTACCCTCGCCAATCGCAATCCCGAGCAAGGCCGACATCACACTTTTTGTTACTGAATTGACCTGATGCACGATGTCGCCGCGGTTGGGCGCGGCGTAGGTTTCCAGCACGATCTGGCCGTTGCGGGCGACGATGACGCTATCGACATTGGTGCCCGGCGTCTGCAAATAAGTCAGCATTTTGGCCAATTTGGCCGAGCTAAGCCCTTGGCTTTCTGGGCTGACTTGATCGACTGATGCGGCAAAAATAGGCTGTGCGTACAGCAGTGAAAACGCGCTCGCAATCAGGAAGGGCTTCATCGGCAAAGGCTCTTTGGCTGTCATTAAAATTTCACAGGTATTTTGCTGTGTTTAATATTAATCAGCAATCGCCGAGTTTAAATTCATCGCTAAGTGCTTGATCAAGCGCGTAATAGTACATTGTGAACTAAATATCTATTTGGTCTAATTGGAAGGGTAATCATTACAAATTGTTATATTTGATGTACTGCCCAAATGTCTTGTTTGGGCAGGCATCTGATTTTTTTATTCATAATCAAATGGCTAGCCTCTGCCGATAGGGCACAGGCTATCGAATCAATTATGAAATGCAATTAGCTCTTATTGCGATCTCACTCTACAGTAAACCCATCACAGTTCTAGTGCAGGAGTAGCAAAATGACTCAAGAATCTAAATGCCCATTCGCCCACGGTGGCGTTAAAAATGTTCAGGCCGCAGCGCCGTCCAACGCCGATTGGTGGCCGAATCAACTCAAGCTCAATATCTTGCATCAACACTCTAGCCAATCCAATCCAATGGGCGAGAGCTTTAACTATGCCGAAGAATTTAAAACGCTGGATCTGGACGCGCTAACGAAAGATCTGCGCGAATTGATGACCGATTCGCAAGACTGGTGGCCAGCCGATTGGGGCCATTATGGTGGCTTGATGATCCGCATGGCGTGGCACTCGGCCGGTACTTACCGCACTAGCGATGGCCGTGGTGGTGGCGGTACCGGCAACCAGCGTTTTGCGCCACTCAATAGCTGGCCCGATAACGGTAACTTGGATAAAGCGCGCCGCTTGCTGTGGCCAATTAAACAAAAATACGGCCGTAAAATTTCTTGGGCCGATTTGATGATTTTGGCGGGCAATGTTGCGCTCGAATCAATGGGCTTTAAAACCTTTGGCTTTGCCGGCGGTCGCGAAGACATTTGGGCGCCAGAAGAAGACATTTACTGGGGCGTAGAAAAAACTTGGTTGGGGGATGAGCGCTATTCAGGCGATCGCCAACTGGAAAATCCGCTGGCCGCAGTGCAAATGGGCTTGATCTATGTAAATCCAGAAGGTCCGAACGGCAACCCAGACCCAGTCGCTTCAGGCCGTGACGTGCGCGATACTTTCGCACGCATGGCGATGAACGACGAAGAAACCGTCGCCTTGGTTGCGGGTGGTCACACCTTTGGTAAAGCACACGGCGCGGGCGACCCAACTTTGGTCGGCCCAGAGCCAGAAGCTGCGCCGATTGAAGCGCAAGGCTTGGGCTGGATCAACCAATTGGGCAGCGGCAAAGGCGTACACACGACGACCAGCGGGATCGAAGGCGCGTGGAAACCCAACCCAACGACTTGGGATAATGGCTACTTTGATATGCTGTTCGGCTACGAATGGGCGTTGACGAAGAGCCCAGCGGGCGCACATCAATGGGTGGCGCAGAACGTGAAACCAGAACACATGATTCCGGATGCGCACGATCCAAGCAAAAAACATCCACCGATGATGACAACGGCAGATTTGTCGCTGCGCTTTGACCCAGCATTTGAAAAAATTTCGCGTCGTTTCCACCAAGACCCACAAGCATTTGCCGATGCCTTTGCCCGTGCTTGGTTTAAATTAACGCACCGCGATATGGGCCCACGTGCGCGTTACTTGGGCGCATTGGTGCCGAAAGAAGAATTGATCTGGCAAGACCCGATTCCAGCCGTTAACCACGCATTGGTCGACGACGCAGACATCGCGCAACTGAAAGCCAAAGTATTGGCATCGGGTTTGAGCGTGTCGCAATTGGTTGCCACTGCTTGGGCTTCGGCGTCGACTTTCCGCGGCAGCGATAAACGCGGCGGCGCGAATGGTGCGCGGATTCGCTTGGCGCCGCAAAAAGATTGGGCGGCGAACCAAGGCACGCAAGTGGTTATCGCCAAACTCGAAGCGATTGCGAATGAATTTAACGCGGCGCAAACGTCGGGCAAAAAAGTATCGTTGGCCGATTTGATCGTGTTGGCGGGTGGTGCGGCGATTGAAACGGCGGCGCAAAAAGCGGGTCACAGCATTACGGTGCCATTTAGCGCCGGCCGGATGGATGCGTCTGCCGAGCAAACCGACGTTGAATCATTTGCCGTACTCGAGCCCAAAGCCGATGGTTTCCGTAATTACGCCCAAGCAGGTTTGGAAGCGTACGCGGCCGAACTATTGATCGACAAAGCGCAATTGTTGACCCTGAGCGCGCCAGAAATGACGGTGCTGATCGGTGGTTTGCGTGCCTTGAATATCGGCCAAAATGCGCACGGCGTATTCACGCAGCAAGCTGGCGTATTGAGCAATGATTTCTTTGTGAATCTGCTCGATATGAATACGCAATGGAAAAAATCGGACGCCGCCGGTGTGCTAGTCGGTACAGATCGCAAAACCGGCCAGCAAAAATGGACTGCCACGACGGTTGATCTGGTGTTCGGTTCAAACTCGCAATTACGCGCCTTGGCCGAAGTGTACGCAGCAAGCGACGCGCAACAAAAATTCGTCAATGATTTCGTCGCCGCTTGGGTCAAAGTAATGAACTTGGATCGCTTCGATTTGCGCTAAACACTACTTAAAGTTTGCTGCATTAAAAAAGGGCTGCATTTGCAGCCCTTTTTATTTTGACTTTGAATCAGACTCGATGCTCAAGGCGTGACGGTAAACCATTCCTTGGCTAGTTTTTGGGTTTCGCCTTTGCGCTCTAATTGCGATAGTGCATTTTCTAGCGCTTTTTGTCGCTCCAGCGAAATGTGCTTGCCAACTAGGAGGTAAAACGGCACCGAATCAAGCGGTGGATAAATAATGCGCAGCTCATTTTGGAGTTGCATGTCTTTCATCGTTTTAAGTGCCACCCGATGAGCGTGAAAGGTGTAACGACCGCGATGAGCCATGAGTTTGCGAAAATTAGCCTCAATATCAATCGCTTCGGAATCCACATGCGTGACGCCTATTTTTTGTAAATAGCTAACAAAAGGACCGTCCCGATTTAATAAAATAATGGCATCTTTACCCATTGCTTTGATTTCATCCCAAGATTTGGGCGATACGGGATCATCTCGACGGGCAACGAGCACATAATCTTGGCGATAAATTGGGATATTAATAAAGCTATAGCTCTGCTCTCTGGCTTCTGTTTTTGCCAGACCACACATTAAGTCGAGCTCACCCGATTTGATCCAGTATTCGATGCGTTTCTGGGGCACAAATTCGGGTACATATTCAATGGTTTGGCCTTCTTTATTTAATAAAGCAAATAAAGCTGGGCAAAAACCTTCCTTTGGTGTTTTCCACTTTAAGATGGAGTCTTCTTCTGCGGCTGTGCGCCAAGTTGGCCCCGTTGCAGAGGTGTGCAGCGAAACAATTAAACCAATGAGCAGAACCAAATAGCGCATGATGATCCCTCTCTATCCGCATCTAACTCTAGTTTATAGTTGCTAAGCTTATACTCACCTTGGGTGATTGCTTAGCAGGACGCGTTTTTCGGATTGGCGGTTGTGTTATTGAATGCGGGGGTTTAGCTTGTTGAATCAGCCATCGGGATAAATGCGTTGACCCACGCTCATCCCGATATGCACGGCGATTAAACCGCAGAGCTTACACGACCGAGCGAAGCAATCATGCTGGAGCGCTTTTGTTGAGTATTTTAAAAGGGCTGCTTGCTATGCAACCCTTTATGTATATGTCTGAACACTAGATAATATCTAGCCTACAACGTTATACACCTGCCCAGTTTGTTGGCCTTCTACGCTTTTGCTAAAGGCGCGCGCTACTTTGGCGGCGGCGACGGGTTCAAAACCGCGGAAGTATGGGCCGTAGCTGGGGAGCGATTCGATCAAAACGCTGGGGCTAATCGCGTTGATGCGCAAGCCACGCGGCAATTCGATCGCCGCTGCACGCACAAAGCTTTCAAGCCCGCCGTTAACGAGGCTGGCATTGCTACCGTACACGATGGGGTCGTGAGTCAGTACGCCAGTAATCAGCGTGAAACTGCCTCCATCATTGAGTAGGTGTTGGCCTGCCAATACCAAATTCACTTGCCCCATTAATTTATCAGCCAAACCGATGCCCATTAGCTCGGGGCTCATGTCGGCGAGCGTACCAAAATGCACATTGCCCGCGGCGGAAATCACCGCATCCACCGCCCCGGCTTGGGCATACATCGCCTGCACGCTGGCAAAGTCTTTTAAATCCACTCGAATATCGCCGCTATTGCGCCCAGCGGTAATGATGTCGTGCCGCGCTGCGAGTTCTTGGTGTACCGCTTGGCCTATGGTTCCATTGGCGCCGATCAGTAGAATTTTCATGGTGTAGCTCCTTGCTCCGTGTTATTCATGAATCAATGGTAATGCGGTGCAATTTGGCGATAAACTAGCTAGAAATGGACTCATTGTTTACCTATTGGAAACAATATGACGGACTGGCTACAACTGCAGCAACATTGGCCGTGGGCAATGGCTTTTGCCGCCGTGATGCAGCACGGCAGTTTCACCAAGGCGGCCCAAGCGTTGGGCGTTTCAAAAGCCTTGCTGAGCAAACAAATTCAGCAACTGGAACACGCGCTGGGTACGCAATTGTTGTATCGCACCACGCGGCGTCTTCATTTGACCGAAGCGGGCAAGCTGTATCTGGCGCATTGCCAAGATTGGCAGGCGCGGCTGCAAGCGGCGCAATTGGAATTGGCCGAACAGCGGCAAACGATCGCGGGGCATTTGCGCATCACGGTGCCGACCAGTTTTGGTGGGGTGTTTATGGCCAAGGCTTTACTGGCATTTCGTGCGCAATATTCGCTGCTCAGTATTGAATTGGATTTATCCACCGTGCCGCGCGACTTAGAAGCCGAAGGCTACGATTTAGCAATCCGCGCCAATTTGCCGCCACCTGAGCGGCTTATTTGTCGCCCTTTGGCGATGGTGCACGATTGGTTGGTGGCAACGCCTGAATGTTTGGCAGCGCAGCCGCCGCTAGCGCAAGTGGCCGATTTGGCGCAGGTACCGTGCTTACTCAATAGCCATTTCGCGCAGGCGCAAGTGTGGGAGATGACGCGCGATGGGCAACTGTTTAGCGTGACTGTTTCTGCGCCATTTCAGGCCAATGATTACGCCTTGATTCGCAATTTTGCTTTGCTCGGCGCAGGTGTGGCGCGTTTGCCGGGCTATTTAGTGGCAGGCGACGTGGCCGCGGGGCGACTGATACGTGTATTGCCCGAGTATCAATTGCGCGGATTGCCGATGTATATGATTTATCCGCAACGTTTGCCACAACCGGCGAAGGTGAAGGCCTTGGTCGACTTTCTCGCTCATTGGTTTGCTGCGCCCGAGCAAAGCCAAATGCTTAATTAAGCCCAAGCCCAATCAGACAAAAGCCAGACAAGGCACGCTGTGCGCTGTCTGGCTTTTGGAGATGCAGTGAATAGGGGTTGCGACTATTCAACCATCTCTTTGTACGCATACCAAGTGGCGTGCCCCAAGAGCGGGAAGATCACGACGAGGCCAATTAAATAGGTAGCAAAACCAATCGCGGTGAGGGTAACGATCAAGGCTGCCCACACGACCATGGTGCCGATGTTTTCGGCCACGGCGCGCAAGCTGGTCATCATGGCGGTGACGCTATCTACTTCGCGATCGGCCAGCATCGGGATCGAGACGGCAGACAATGCAAATACAAAGCAAGCCAGCACAAAACCCGCGGCGACCCAAACCAAGGTGAAGTTGAGGTATTCGCCTGTCAGTGCGCTGATAATTGATGTTCCGGCAGGTACTTGCCCACCGTATAGCAGAGCAAATAAAATCGCCGAAACGCGTTCCCACGCAATCGCCACCATGCCCAGAATCACACCCAAAAATGCAATCTGGCTCAGGTTTTTACCCATATCGTGCAATGACTGCATAAATGAAGTTTCACGACCTTCTTCGCGCTCGCTCGTTAGCTCGTAAATCCCCGCCGCAGCCAGTGGCGACAATAATAAAAAGCCGGTAACCAAGGTTGCGAAAAAGTGCCCGTTCGGGTCGACCATGGAAAGCATCAACCAACCCACCACGGTAACGATGCCGCCGTAGGTGAGGCTAGGGCCCGGGTGTTGCAATAAATCGGCCATTCCCATTTTTAGCCAAGCGATAGGCCGATCTGCGCCGACTTTGCGCGTCTTTGGAATCGTAAAGTGTTGATCCAATTCGGAAAGGTGCATGTCCATGATCCTTCTCCCTGAAAGGATGGTAATAGTTCTTGTTAGACTGTTTTGGCATTTATTGGATTGTTGATCCGATAGACGGCTTTGTTGCGACGCACAATTTTAGTCTTTATAAATCAATAACTTGGAATCCTTGAGAAAGCTGAAAAGTTTGCTAGCGTAAAGAAACACAGTGGCTAGCGGGGTGCAGCGATGCTGGGAAGAGCAAGACTAGGGTTAATCGGTTTGGCGGGCTGCACGCAGCTGGCCAAAGCGGAAGGGGAGTTTTGGACTTTCCAACCCCCAGCCAGCCAGATTGCTTGGCAAATTGAAGGGCTGCACAGCTATTTAATGATCATTATTTTGATCATTTTTGTGGTCGTTTTTGGCTTTATGTTTTACGCGATTTTACGCCACCGCAAATCGCTAGGGCACGATGCCAAACCCTTTCATGAAAACACCACCGTTGAAATTTTATGGACCTTGATCCCCGCGCTGATTTTGCTCGGCATGGCCTGGCCTGCCGCGAGTGTGGTGCTGGCGCAAAAAGACAGCCGTGGCGCGGCGATGACGATTAAAGCGACCGGTTTTCAATGGTTTTGGGCGTATGAATACCTCGATTATGGCTTCGGTTTTAAAAGCAAACTTGCCACGCCGCAGGCGCAAATTGATAACCACAATGGCCAAGAAAGTAGCAAGAACGAGCATTATTTACTCGAAGTTGATCATCAACTCGTCGTCCCCGTCGGGCAAAAAATTCGCATTTTAACAACGGCAAACGATGTGATTCATAGCTGGGGCGTGCCCGCGTTTGGCGTGAAGCAAGACGCGATTCCCGGCTTTATTCGTGATACTTGGTTTAAGGCCGACAAAATTGGGACTTATCGTGGCCAATGCGTTGAGCTGTGCGGTAAAGGCCATGCGTTTATGCCGATTGTGGTGAAAGTGGTCAGCGAAACCGATTTCAAACAATGGATTGCCGAGCAGCAAGCGCGCGCCAAAGCGCAGCAGGACGACCCAAATAAAGTGTGGAGCGACGCCGATTTAATCACGCGTGGCCGCCAAGTGTATGAAGCCAATTGCCAAACTTGCCACCAAGCCGATGGCAAAGGCAGCGGCCCATTCCCGGCGCTGGCGGGGTCGAAAATCGCCAGCGGCAACAAGGCTAATCATTTGCACATCGTGCTCAACGGCAAAAATGCGATGCCAGCGTGGACCAGCTTATCGGACGTTGAAATCGCCGCCGTGATTAGCTACGAGCGCAATAGCTGGGGCAATAAGGCCGATGTCGTTCACCCGCAAGAAGTTAAAACAGCACGAGGCGCCAAATGATGACTAGCCTTGCACACCCACATACCCATAGTGAGCATAGCGCTGAACATCATGCTGGATGGGCGCGCTGGCTATATGCCACCAATCATAAAGACATCGGCACGCTGTATTTATGGTTTGCTTTTGCGATGTTTATTACCGGCGGCGTGATGGCGCTATGCATTCGCGCCGAACTGTTTCATCCCGGAATGCAGTATTGGCAGCCGGAGTTTTTTAACCAGCTCACCACCTTGCACGGCATCATTATGGTGTTTGGTGCGATCATGCCCGCGTTCACTGGCTTGGCCAATTGGATGTTGCCGCTGATGCTCGGCGCGCCCGATATGGCGTTTGCGCGGATGAATAACTGGAGCTTTTGGCTGCTGCCGCCCGCAGCGGCTTTGCTGTTAATTTCGCTATTTGTACCTGGCGGCGCACCAGCTGGCGGTTGGACTTTATACCCGCCATTGTCGGCGCAAGCGGGGATGGGGATGGATTTGGCGATTTTCAGTATTCACTTGCTCGGTTTGAGCTCGATTATGGGCTCGATCAATATCATCACGACGATTTTGAATATGCGCGCGCCGGGCATGACGATGCTGAAAATGCCGCTCTTCGCGTGGACGTCTTTGGTCACCGCGTATTTGCTGATTGCCGTAGCTCCGGTGCTGGCGGGCGCGGTGACGATGCTGCTGACCGATCGGCATTTCGGCACGCATTTCTTTAACGCGGCAGGTGGCGGCGATCCGGTGCTGTTCCAGCATATTTTCTGGTTTTTTGGCCACCCCGAGGTCTACATCATGGCGCTGCCCGCGTTCGGGATTGTTAGCCAAATTATTCCGACTTTTGCCCGCAAGCCGCTGTTTGGCTATGTGTCTATGGTTTACGCAACCTGCTCGATCGCGATTTTGTCCTTCATGGTCTGGGGCCACCATATGTTTGCCGTCGGTATGCCAGCGACGGCGCAGCTGTTTTTTATGTTTTTAACCATGCTGATCGCCGTGCCGACCGGCGTGAAAGTCTTTAACTGGATCGCTACGATGTGGCAGGGCAGTATGACGTTTGAAACGCCAATGCTGTTTGCAATTGGCTTTGTCTGCCTATTTACCGTCGGCGGCTTTTCGGGGCTGGTGCTGTCGATTGCGCCGATTGATACGCAAATGCAGGATACGTATTACGTTGTGGCGCATTTTCACTATGTGCTCGTCGCCGGCGCGCTATTTAGCCTGTTTGCCGCCGTGTATTACTGGCTGCCGAAATGGACTGGATTTATGTACCACGAAGGGCGCGGCAAACTGCATTTTTGGTGGTCGATCGTGTGGTTCAACGTGACGTTTTTCCCAATGCATTTCTTGGGCCTGGCCGGTATGCCGCGCCGGATACCTGATTACGCGCTGCAATTTACCGACTTTAACGCGGTGGCCAGCGTTGGTGCATTTTGCTTTGGCCTTGGCCAGCTACTGTTTTTTTATAACGTCATCCACACGATACGCGGTGGCGTTGGGCCCGCACCAGATAAACCTTGGGAAGGCGGCAATACTTTGGAGTGGGAAGTGGCTTCACCAGCGCCGCACCACACGTGGGAATCGCCACCTGATATCGAGCTAGTGCGTCGGGGTCTGATTGCGCAGGCCGTTGAGCACGAAGAGGAGGGCGATGCGCGATGAGCCAAAACCTAAAAACCGCGCTGAAATTATTGCTATTGGCCTTGGTGTTTTTTGTATTTGCCATCTTTCGGCAGTTATGGGTATCTGTTTGAAGGTTAATAGATAAATTGCTTACTAGGCGATACATGGATGGGTATATGGAAAGCCGCGTAATTTCAATGCAGCAAAAAAACCAGCGCCTTGCGCTTAAATTGGCATTGGCGGCCTTGCTGATGTTTGGTTTTGGCTATGCCCTCTCGCCTTTTTATGCCGCGTTTTGCCAGTTTCTGGGCATCGATCGCGCCAACGCCAGCTTAACCAGTGCAGGCGCGGCTTTGCGGGTTGAG from Chitinibacter sp. SCUT-21 encodes the following:
- a CDS encoding DUF2189 domain-containing protein — protein: MDMHLSELDQHFTIPKTRKVGADRPIAWLKMGMADLLQHPGPSLTYGGIVTVVGWLMLSMVDPNGHFFATLVTGFLLLSPLAAAGIYELTSEREEGRETSFMQSLHDMGKNLSQIAFLGVILGMVAIAWERVSAILFALLYGGQVPAGTSIISALTGEYLNFTLVWVAAGFVLACFVFALSAVSIPMLADREVDSVTAMMTSLRAVAENIGTMVVWAALIVTLTAIGFATYLIGLVVIFPLLGHATWYAYKEMVE
- a CDS encoding beta-lactamase family protein, translating into MTAKEPLPMKPFLIASAFSLLYAQPIFAASVDQVSPESQGLSSAKLAKMLTYLQTPGTNVDSVIVARNGQIVLETYAAPNRGDIVHQVNSVTKSVMSALLGIAIGEGKLKLSNTVADILPQYANLPNGKTLTVEKLASMSTGVEWDSEFFGGLNDWGKVREADDWIKAYLSYPINPDKVGQFNYNSAESDLLGALISAATGMPLADYAEAKLFKPLAIKNTRWVQLRDGRYGGGRGLYILPRDMLKFGELYRQQGQWQGKQIIPQQWVAYSTEKRVGTGSKFSFIPAYGAQWWVGNGWYAAMGWGGQTIAVFPKENITMVMTAKNQLNEMNAIGLDQLHQRFLQSDASAASDPAAKQQLAQQISQFEKGTAASTLRSPLEKKLHNKSIRFNDFWLSKIKFTLDKDQAVIEYRNRETPQDSEKISTGFAGDWKYSTYQYPVNDEWRKSAPNSQYASRMQWLDQTTLLIEHFPPEEYTHYSLKLKFKGEQVYVEDSPWANVDEGILE
- the katG gene encoding catalase/peroxidase HPI; translated protein: MTQESKCPFAHGGVKNVQAAAPSNADWWPNQLKLNILHQHSSQSNPMGESFNYAEEFKTLDLDALTKDLRELMTDSQDWWPADWGHYGGLMIRMAWHSAGTYRTSDGRGGGGTGNQRFAPLNSWPDNGNLDKARRLLWPIKQKYGRKISWADLMILAGNVALESMGFKTFGFAGGREDIWAPEEDIYWGVEKTWLGDERYSGDRQLENPLAAVQMGLIYVNPEGPNGNPDPVASGRDVRDTFARMAMNDEETVALVAGGHTFGKAHGAGDPTLVGPEPEAAPIEAQGLGWINQLGSGKGVHTTTSGIEGAWKPNPTTWDNGYFDMLFGYEWALTKSPAGAHQWVAQNVKPEHMIPDAHDPSKKHPPMMTTADLSLRFDPAFEKISRRFHQDPQAFADAFARAWFKLTHRDMGPRARYLGALVPKEELIWQDPIPAVNHALVDDADIAQLKAKVLASGLSVSQLVATAWASASTFRGSDKRGGANGARIRLAPQKDWAANQGTQVVIAKLEAIANEFNAAQTSGKKVSLADLIVLAGGAAIETAAQKAGHSITVPFSAGRMDASAEQTDVESFAVLEPKADGFRNYAQAGLEAYAAELLIDKAQLLTLSAPEMTVLIGGLRALNIGQNAHGVFTQQAGVLSNDFFVNLLDMNTQWKKSDAAGVLVGTDRKTGQQKWTATTVDLVFGSNSQLRALAEVYAASDAQQKFVNDFVAAWVKVMNLDRFDLR
- the coxB gene encoding cytochrome c oxidase subunit II, with amino-acid sequence MLGRARLGLIGLAGCTQLAKAEGEFWTFQPPASQIAWQIEGLHSYLMIIILIIFVVVFGFMFYAILRHRKSLGHDAKPFHENTTVEILWTLIPALILLGMAWPAASVVLAQKDSRGAAMTIKATGFQWFWAYEYLDYGFGFKSKLATPQAQIDNHNGQESSKNEHYLLEVDHQLVVPVGQKIRILTTANDVIHSWGVPAFGVKQDAIPGFIRDTWFKADKIGTYRGQCVELCGKGHAFMPIVVKVVSETDFKQWIAEQQARAKAQQDDPNKVWSDADLITRGRQVYEANCQTCHQADGKGSGPFPALAGSKIASGNKANHLHIVLNGKNAMPAWTSLSDVEIAAVISYERNSWGNKADVVHPQEVKTARGAK
- a CDS encoding transporter substrate-binding domain-containing protein, producing the protein MRYLVLLIGLIVSLHTSATGPTWRTAAEEDSILKWKTPKEGFCPALFALLNKEGQTIEYVPEFVPQKRIEYWIKSGELDLMCGLAKTEAREQSYSFINIPIYRQDYVLVARRDDPVSPKSWDEIKAMGKDAIILLNRDGPFVSYLQKIGVTHVDSEAIDIEANFRKLMAHRGRYTFHAHRVALKTMKDMQLQNELRIIYPPLDSVPFYLLVGKHISLERQKALENALSQLERKGETQKLAKEWFTVTP
- a CDS encoding LysR family transcriptional regulator → MTDWLQLQQHWPWAMAFAAVMQHGSFTKAAQALGVSKALLSKQIQQLEHALGTQLLYRTTRRLHLTEAGKLYLAHCQDWQARLQAAQLELAEQRQTIAGHLRITVPTSFGGVFMAKALLAFRAQYSLLSIELDLSTVPRDLEAEGYDLAIRANLPPPERLICRPLAMVHDWLVATPECLAAQPPLAQVADLAQVPCLLNSHFAQAQVWEMTRDGQLFSVTVSAPFQANDYALIRNFALLGAGVARLPGYLVAGDVAAGRLIRVLPEYQLRGLPMYMIYPQRLPQPAKVKALVDFLAHWFAAPEQSQMLN
- a CDS encoding short chain dehydrogenase, whose protein sequence is MKILLIGANGTIGQAVHQELAARHDIITAGRNSGDIRVDLKDFASVQAMYAQAGAVDAVISAAGNVHFGTLADMSPELMGIGLADKLMGQVNLVLAGQHLLNDGGSFTLITGVLTHDPIVYGSNASLVNGGLESFVRAAAIELPRGLRINAISPSVLIESLPSYGPYFRGFEPVAAAKVARAFSKSVEGQQTGQVYNVVG
- the ctaD gene encoding cytochrome c oxidase subunit I, whose amino-acid sequence is MMTSLAHPHTHSEHSAEHHAGWARWLYATNHKDIGTLYLWFAFAMFITGGVMALCIRAELFHPGMQYWQPEFFNQLTTLHGIIMVFGAIMPAFTGLANWMLPLMLGAPDMAFARMNNWSFWLLPPAAALLLISLFVPGGAPAGGWTLYPPLSAQAGMGMDLAIFSIHLLGLSSIMGSINIITTILNMRAPGMTMLKMPLFAWTSLVTAYLLIAVAPVLAGAVTMLLTDRHFGTHFFNAAGGGDPVLFQHIFWFFGHPEVYIMALPAFGIVSQIIPTFARKPLFGYVSMVYATCSIAILSFMVWGHHMFAVGMPATAQLFFMFLTMLIAVPTGVKVFNWIATMWQGSMTFETPMLFAIGFVCLFTVGGFSGLVLSIAPIDTQMQDTYYVVAHFHYVLVAGALFSLFAAVYYWLPKWTGFMYHEGRGKLHFWWSIVWFNVTFFPMHFLGLAGMPRRIPDYALQFTDFNAVASVGAFCFGLGQLLFFYNVIHTIRGGVGPAPDKPWEGGNTLEWEVASPAPHHTWESPPDIELVRRGLIAQAVEHEEEGDAR